From the genome of Alcanivorax sp.:
AGGCCGCTGTTTTTCTTTTCCCATGTTGCGTGAGCGTGCAGCAGCCGCAGAGCGGCCCCAAAAAAAGGCCGGCATAAGCCGGCCTTGAAGCAGCGAACAGTCCCTCAGGAATAATTGGGGTTATTCATGTCGGGGATCTCGATGTTGATCTCCTGTCCTTCCGCCAGGTACCACATGGCGCCCTGTCGCAACATCTCGTCACAGGCCCAGTAGAACTGGCTGGAGCCCGGCATGTACAGGCCGTACTCCTTCATGGTGACAAAGTAGGGCCAGCTGTATGCCAGCCCCTGGTCCTGGATCGGATGGCGCGGGATTTCCAGCCACTCTGCAATCTGGTCCCCCAGGAAGTAGCGGGTGAAGGACTCCATCATTGGACGGGTGAGCACGCCTCCATCCACCTCGGCAGCCAGATCAAGCAGGATATGCGCCAGCTTGATACCCTCCGGCGTGGGGGCCAGTACCGGATCGAGAATCTGCGGTGCCTGGGCATAGGCGCCATCCCAGTCAGCCGGAATGTATTCATCACGCACACCCAGCATGTGTGCCGCTACCTGCCAGGAATGCAGGAAGGCATTCGCCTGGCTATCTGACACCCGCACGCCCCACTGATCCAGGGCACGCATCACGGAGGTGGGCAGGCTGTGCCAGGTGACCAGGATATCGCGCTGGGAAATTGGCTTGGGTTGGTCAGCCGTGCCCTGCCAGTGAGGAGACTGCGGCAACAGATGGCGCACACCAGCATGGGCCAGACGGGTCTTCACAGCGGTCACCACCATCTCCGCATTGGGGTTGTGAAAGCCCCCCATGGAACCGATGTCGTAACCGAACTTGGCGGTGCGCGAGATACGGCGCTTCATGTCAGCGCCCCCTTTGGAGTAGTACACGGCACGGGCTTCATGAGGAATCACGGTGCTCATCATGCCGCTCACGAACCCATAGGCCACCCCCAGGTAGGTGCCACGGTCCTGGTTGAACTTGTCAGCGGCATTCAGCTTGTCCATGTCCGCCCAGCTGGGCAGCTGGCGCGCCTCTTCAATAAAATCGTGCAGGTAGTCGGGCAGGCCGGCGGGCAGCGGCTGGCTGTTCTTCTTCCAGCTGCAGAGAATCTGGTTAACTTCCTGAACCTTGCCCTCATCAATCAGGCGCACCACCACCGGATCGGCTTCGTCGTCATACACATAGGACGGCGGCACAGTGACACCACCGATGCCGGCCACGGACTGGCTACCCGCCCAGCTCCAGCCCGGCACCATCACACTGGCGCCAACGGCCCCGGACAGGGCCAGAAAGCTGCGACGGTTCATTGAGGTGGACGCTTCGGGTGAGGCGGAGGCAGAAGGAGACTTTGTTTTTTTCATGGACAATTCCTTATCGATTCAAGCCAAAACAGAGAGACAAATGCAAGGACATGTCTCAACGAAGGCCGCAGTGTGACCCAGCCAGAAATGGGCCATTTGCTTTTTCGCGCAGCTTTTTTGTTTTCAGGCGCGCTGTTACAAAATGCCTAAACTTTTGCCGCTCCGCGGCTACTGGACGCACACGCAAAAGGACATAAGGAAGACATGGCCGGCACGTTACATTTCTACCTGGCGTCGAAACGCCGTAGCGGAGCAGCCATGCCAGCGTCGAAATGAGTGGGAGAAGCTGCTCAGAGCGCCATAACCCAGGATGTCGGCAATGTCAGACAGACTGAGAGAGGATTGCTGCAGGTATTTCAGGGCCAGATCAGAACGGACCTGATCCTTGATCAGCTTGAAGCTGGTGCCAACGCCGGCGAGGTGTTCCTGCAGGGTGCGGGGCGCCATGCCGAACACCCGGCTAACATCCTGCAACGTACAAGGGGCATAGGGCAGCAAGGCCCTCACCACGCCTTCCACCCTCCGGCTAATGCCGGCGTTCAGTGCCTGCTGATCCAACCGCAGCATGGCACTCAGTAGCGCCCGGGAGCGAAACCCGGATTCATTTACCGGGCGTGCCAGGGTGGCATGGTCCAGGAAAAGGGCATTGCGCTCTGCCTGAAACTGGACCCGGGAGCCAAAGACTTGTTGGTGGTCATGCATCTGTGGCGGCGCCGAATGGCGAAACTGCACCCATGAGGGTGCCCACTGCGGATCGGCGCGCAGGCGGATCTCATTGCAGAACACGGCGATCACGAACTCCACCGCCTGGACATTGCTACCGCTAAGGCCCGCAGCCGTATCCCAGCCGACAAACACGCCCCTATCCACCTCCTCCAGTGTCACTGCGGCTGCCGTGGTGAACAGCTCGTAGTGGCCAGCCAGATCATCAAACATCTGGCGAACGGTCTCCGCATTGCGTAACAGCACCCAGAGAGGCCCGAGGATAGCCATCCCCGAGCGGAGCCCCAGACGAATGCCGAAGCTGCGGCAGTCTGCGCGTTCAGCCGCACGCTCCAGAAACGTGCCCACCCGGCCCGCCGGCACCGGCAGGTCAGACTTTTGCAGGGCCGCGGGATCCATACGGAGTTCGTTCATCAACGGCTTCGGGTCACCACCATGGGCAATCAATAATTCAGCGGCACCATGAAGCGTTGAGCTGGGGAGAAAGTTGCCAGTCATCGCGTTGCATAGGTTGTTATTCTTCACCCATTTTTAACGCGACCTGTGATCCGGATATACAGGACTAATGTTGTCCGCTTGATACAGTTGTTTGCATTTGTCTTGCTGGTAGCGTTCAGGCCTGGATTGGCCAAAAGCGATTTTCGATCTTGATGTGGCAACGTAGCGTCGCTAAGTAACGCACGGAGTGCGGTCCGAAGGGTGAGCGAAGCGAATAACTTGCTTGCAAACGAAGCGTTTCCCACACTCGTCCCGCCTTCGCTTGCAGGCAAGTTCCTACAGTGAGAATCGGAGCAACGCTCGCTGATACTGATATTCAGTCAGCCATTCCCGTTAATCCGCGATGAACCTTTTTTGTGGGAGCCTGCCTGCAGGCGATCCGAGGATGAAAGGAAACCCCGCCGCGTTGCGGATTGGGCGCATTTCTACCTCGCCGGGGCTCGGATCGCTCAGGCAAGCTGAGCTCCTTGTATGTTGCCACCTCACCATATGAATTATGGTATCGCCGTTACCGGGGAGGCCGTTCGCTCCTGGAAGCAGCTTGCTCTGACTTCGTCTGTAGAGCGGCTCCCCGCCTCATTACCTACTCCGAAGGGTATCCCGAAGCCGCTTGCGCGAGACTTCGTATCACAAGGTCGGTAGCAGGTAAGTCAGTGCGAGGTCGGGGAACCGGTGACTATTGTCGTTAATTCAGCGTTGTGAGTGAAGGGTATGTCTGTATTTGCCGGTGTGGATATTGGTGCTAGATCTGTGGATGTTGTGAGCTTTGGCGATGACAGGTTCAGCAAGCCCAAGCAGTACAAGCAGTCCCCTGATGGCCACCATTCCCTGATTCGCGCGATGAAAAAACTTCGACCGAAGTGCATCGTCATGGAAGCAACGGGGGTGTATTACTTTGATCTGGCGGTGGCTCTGGTTGAGGCTGGCCTGCCCGTGGCAGTGATTAACCCCAAAAGCACCAAGAACTTCGCCAATATCAAGCTGCAGAACAGCAAGACCGACAGCATAGATGCGGCACTGCTGGCCGAGTACGGCATGCGTATGGAGCCCCGGTTGTGGACACCACCAGATCAGCACCGTCAGGCCCTTCGAAGCCTCGGAAGGCAGATCAACCGCCTGACCGGTAGCCGGACACAAGCAAAGAACCGCCTCCACGCCATGAAGGCCACGCTGTCTACGCCCACGCTGCTCGTTGAAGATGAGCAGGAAGCCATTGAGATGCTGGATCGACGCATTGATCGGCTGAAGCGGGCTGCGGTGGAGCTTCTGGGACAATCACCTAAGCTCAAGCGCTTGTATAAGCACTTCTGCGCGGCCAAAGGCATCGCGGAGGCAACGGCCCTCGCATTGCTGGCTGAGCTGTGCGTCTTGCCGGATCACCTGAAATCCGCTCAGGTAAGCCGTCATGCCGGCCTGGATATACGCCTGTACCAGTCTGGAAGCAGCGTTCATCAGGCCTCAAGGATCAGTAAAGCGGGCAACGTGTACATACGCTCAGCCTTGTATATGCCTGCCATGTCAGCCGTGCGCTTTGATCCGAATGCCAAGGCATTTTATGAGGCCCAGGTGGCCCGCGGGAAAACCAAGCTGCAGGCCCAGGTGGCAGTAATGCGTAAGTACCTGACAGGCCTGTGGGCCTGCGTTAAGACGGACACCCCGTTCGATTCATCACTGCTTTTTAGTGATTGCCATGCGAAAAATGCTTGCGCTTGAACAGGGTATCTACAGTGGCTTCGTAGCCGCCTTTGCGTGAAGCCTGTGGCGGCCGCAGAGCAGCAACAAAAAAAGGCCGGCGAATGCCGGCCTTTTTTGTGCTTCGGAAACTGATCAGGATCAGTCTTCCTTGGCTTCCTTCATGGACAGCTTGATGCGGCCACGCTGGTCTACGTCGAGGACTTTCACCTTGATGATGTCGCCTTCGTTCACGTAGTCAGATACCTTCTCCACACGCTCTTCAGCGATCTGGGAGATGTGCAGCAGACCTTCGGTGCCCGGCAGGATGGCCACGAATGCGCCGAAGTCCACCACGCGGGTAACCTTGCCTTCGTAGATGGTGCCCACTTCGGCTTCCGCGGTGATCTCTTCCACGCGACGTACCGCTTCATCCGCTTTCTCACGGGTCTCACCGTAGATCTTCACGCTGCCATCGTCTTCGATGTCGATGGTACAGCCGGTTTCTTCGGTGAGAGCACGGATGGTGGCGCCGCCCTTGCCGATCACGTCACGGATCTTGTCCGGGTTGATCTTCAGGGTCAGCAGGGTCGGGGCGTTCTCGGACACTTCGCTGCGGGACGCACCGATGGCCTTGGACATTTCACCGAGGATATGCAGACGGCCGGCGTTAGCCTGTTCCAGCGCCTTCTCCATGATCTCTTCGGTGATGCCTTCGATCTTGATATCCATCTGCAGGGCAGTTACGCCACGCTGGGTACCGGCCACTTTAAAGTCCATGTCGCCCAGGTGATCTTCGTCACCGAGGATATCGGACAGTACCGCGAAACGGCCGTCTTCTTCCTTCACCAGGCCCATGGCAATACCGGCCACCGGCGCGGTCAGGGGAACACCCGCGTCCATCAGCGCCATGGAAGTACCACATACGGACGCCATGGAAGAGGAACCGTTGGACTCGGTGATCTCGGATACCACACGGATGGTGTAGGGGAAGTCCTGCACGGTGGGCAGTACCGCCTGTACACCACGACGGGCCAGACGGCCGTGACCGATCTCACGACGCTTGGGAGAGCCGATCATGCCGGTCTCGCCGACGCAGTAGGGAGGGAAGTTATAGTGCAGCATGAAGTGATCCTGACGGGATCCTTCCAGTGCGTCGATGAACTGGGCATCGCGCATGCCACCCAGGGTAGCGGCAACGATGGCCTGGGTCTCACCACGGGTGAACAGTGCAGAACCGTGGGTCTTGGCCAGTGCGCCAACCTGACAGTCGATGGCACGGACGGCGTCCAGGGCTCGACCGTCGATACGCGGCTTGCCGGATACCACAGCTTCACGCACCACGTTCTTCTCGATCTTGCCGAACAGGTCTTTCACTTCACCGGCTTCCGGTGCACCTTCTTCGCCGGTGGCGAATTCAGCAACACAGGCATCACGCAGCTCGCCC
Proteins encoded in this window:
- the pnp gene encoding polyribonucleotide nucleotidyltransferase, whose translation is MFNKITKEIQYGRDTVILETGQIARQATAAVMVRIGATEVLVTVVGKKEADPSKNFFPLTVNYQEKTYAAGRIPGGFLKREGRPSEKETLTCRLIDRPIRPLFPNGFMNEVQVVATVMSVDKENDPDIAAMIGTSAALSISGIPFSGPIGAARVGFKDGMYILNPSYAELAESALDLVVAGTEPAVLMVESEAKELSEDQMLGAVLFGHMEMQPVIQGIKEFAAEVGTETWDWTAPAVNTELKDAIKAKFEAGLAEAYTITEKMARYAKVGELRDACVAEFATGEEGAPEAGEVKDLFGKIEKNVVREAVVSGKPRIDGRALDAVRAIDCQVGALAKTHGSALFTRGETQAIVAATLGGMRDAQFIDALEGSRQDHFMLHYNFPPYCVGETGMIGSPKRREIGHGRLARRGVQAVLPTVQDFPYTIRVVSEITESNGSSSMASVCGTSMALMDAGVPLTAPVAGIAMGLVKEEDGRFAVLSDILGDEDHLGDMDFKVAGTQRGVTALQMDIKIEGITEEIMEKALEQANAGRLHILGEMSKAIGASRSEVSENAPTLLTLKINPDKIRDVIGKGGATIRALTEETGCTIDIEDDGSVKIYGETREKADEAVRRVEEITAEAEVGTIYEGKVTRVVDFGAFVAILPGTEGLLHISQIAEERVEKVSDYVNEGDIIKVKVLDVDQRGRIKLSMKEAKED
- a CDS encoding IS110 family transposase, encoding MSVFAGVDIGARSVDVVSFGDDRFSKPKQYKQSPDGHHSLIRAMKKLRPKCIVMEATGVYYFDLAVALVEAGLPVAVINPKSTKNFANIKLQNSKTDSIDAALLAEYGMRMEPRLWTPPDQHRQALRSLGRQINRLTGSRTQAKNRLHAMKATLSTPTLLVEDEQEAIEMLDRRIDRLKRAAVELLGQSPKLKRLYKHFCAAKGIAEATALALLAELCVLPDHLKSAQVSRHAGLDIRLYQSGSSVHQASRISKAGNVYIRSALYMPAMSAVRFDPNAKAFYEAQVARGKTKLQAQVAVMRKYLTGLWACVKTDTPFDSSLLFSDCHAKNACA
- a CDS encoding AraC family transcriptional regulator, giving the protein MTGNFLPSSTLHGAAELLIAHGGDPKPLMNELRMDPAALQKSDLPVPAGRVGTFLERAAERADCRSFGIRLGLRSGMAILGPLWVLLRNAETVRQMFDDLAGHYELFTTAAAVTLEEVDRGVFVGWDTAAGLSGSNVQAVEFVIAVFCNEIRLRADPQWAPSWVQFRHSAPPQMHDHQQVFGSRVQFQAERNALFLDHATLARPVNESGFRSRALLSAMLRLDQQALNAGISRRVEGVVRALLPYAPCTLQDVSRVFGMAPRTLQEHLAGVGTSFKLIKDQVRSDLALKYLQQSSLSLSDIADILGYGALSSFSHSFRRWHGCSATAFRRQVEM
- a CDS encoding oxygenase MpaB family protein: MKKTKSPSASASPEASTSMNRRSFLALSGAVGASVMVPGWSWAGSQSVAGIGGVTVPPSYVYDDEADPVVVRLIDEGKVQEVNQILCSWKKNSQPLPAGLPDYLHDFIEEARQLPSWADMDKLNAADKFNQDRGTYLGVAYGFVSGMMSTVIPHEARAVYYSKGGADMKRRISRTAKFGYDIGSMGGFHNPNAEMVVTAVKTRLAHAGVRHLLPQSPHWQGTADQPKPISQRDILVTWHSLPTSVMRALDQWGVRVSDSQANAFLHSWQVAAHMLGVRDEYIPADWDGAYAQAPQILDPVLAPTPEGIKLAHILLDLAAEVDGGVLTRPMMESFTRYFLGDQIAEWLEIPRHPIQDQGLAYSWPYFVTMKEYGLYMPGSSQFYWACDEMLRQGAMWYLAEGQEINIEIPDMNNPNYS